In the Dictyostelium discoideum AX4 chromosome 6 chromosome, whole genome shotgun sequence genome, aataataaataaaataataataataataatattttaacgTTTGACCAATGGGAATCTCTTTCTTGCTTTGAGTAAACCTGGTTTCTTTCTTTCAACTTTACGAATATCATTCTTGAGAAGACCAGCGATTTTAAGTGCTGGTCTATAACCGAGATCATAATTTACTAAAGAGAAACCTAGTGCACGACGAGCAGCTTCAGATTGACCTTTGAGACCACCACCGAAAGCTCTAATTGAGACATCCCATTTTGTGAGAGTTTCAGTGATAACCAATGGTTGAACTACATTATCTCTGTAGGAAATCGATGGGAAATAATCTAAAAGGGTACGACCATTTATGAGTATTGAACCATTACCAGGTTGAATTGAAACAACTGCACGACTTCTCTTTCTCTTGGAGTAACCGGACGAAGCGCCATCGATAACCGAAGtcttttgaatttttggACGAACTGGTCTGAATGGAGAGAAACGAGTATTGTCAGAGAATGGTAACTCTTCTTGCTCTCTATTAGAGTTTGGACGTATGCTATTCAAGTAACTATCTGCAAAATCGTCTGGAAGGAGTTGTTTTTCATAATGTTCATCAAATTCTGGTCTTGGTACTGAAACTCTAACTCTGAAATTATCTGCTGGATCTTGTTTATTTGGAGTTGTTTCATCTCTAAATTTCTTAAAATAATCTTGTCTAGATTTTGAACCATCATAATAATCTTCAAGTAATTTACCTCTATTTGTATCACTTGTTGCTAATCCAATTTTACTATCCTCTTctatttgtttttcattttcaatgttttgttttgttgaataatatcttttattattattattcatgttattatatatattggtgttggtggtggtattggtTTTCTTTGTACATTTACAATTGCATACACAATTTGTgcatttacaattatttatttttttattattgttatttttatatattgataattttgagaattcttttaataatccaTTGCTTATTGATGAGGTATTCTTTGATGCAACACTATTGATAGTGTTGTTCAATACcaattttaacatttttgatttatatattaatatatatgaaatatatataaaataataatattataataaataattgaaatttattttaatattattaataatatttaatatataatatctATAAatgtgaaaatattaaatgttaatttattatgaTACTGATCAAAATtgaaaacgaaaaaaaaaaaaacttgaaaaaaaaaaaaaaaaaaaaaatgaaaaaaaaaaattgaatttttttttttattttttttatttatttttatttttatttttattttttttttttttgatcatttgttttacaaaaaatgaaaataacaaaataaaaaataaaacagtGGAactgaataaaaaaattaaataaaatatgtgataatagataaaaaattgattatttttttttttttagtaaattatactttttttttttttttttttttttttttttttggagaTTATAATCGGGTGGCAATTAATAAACGAGTTGTTCAATCTgggacaaaaaaaaaaaaaaaaaaaaaaaaaaaaaaaaataaaaaaaaaataaattaattttaaaataaaattaatagttttatcctaaaaaataaaaaaaaaaaattttaattttttaagtgTTTAAAAAAACCCACCCCCTTATTGCCATAAATgtttttgggaaaaaaaaccaaatttttattttttataacttttttttttttttttttttttttttttttttttttttttttttttttttgtcaggcatttattaaactatttttttaatttttgttttttttttcatttgaattaataaaattaccaattatatttttaaaattttttttttttcaaaaataataaaaataataaaaataataaaaataataaaattaataaaattttataaattttttttttaaaaaataaaattaataatttaattcataataattataagtGGTGGtcataatataatatttatgatcaatattaaaaaataacacaATAGTATCAATAAAagcaatattaaaaaatagttttattaaacTACCAATAATCGTAAAGGTTAAAGTAAGGaaaggtaataataattaggtAGAAGCTgagagaataaaaaaaaaaaaaaaaaataataataataataataatacaaataaaaaaacaaagaaagagaaaaaaaaaaaaaagatgggGAGGTCACCAGAAAAAGATCCATTACTTGGAGAGTCAAAAGATCCATATAGTTTTATGTATCCAGGACAGGGTCATTCATCAACATTAGATATAAGTGGAATggttgatgaatttgaaagtAATAGCGATAATAGTTACTATTCTTCTTATAACGGAttaaatggtggtggtggtgttaatGGTAGTAATACCAGTAATCAAAGTCAacataatcaaaataataataataataataataataataataataataataataataataataataataataataataataataataataataataataatagtccaATGATTTTTAGTCCACATAAAGGTAATAGTGGTAGTATAGGTAATGGaagtgatgataataatagcaataataataataataatagtagcaataataaaaagaataaaaatcaaaatagtTTAGAGAATAGTCCAATACAAAGTGTTGGTAGCATtggtagtggtaatagtGATATATTGATTGGTACAACAAATGAAAAGATGGATTTATCAGGTACACCATTaacaaagattaaaaaagttgGTGGATCAGGTGAACATAAGATTGGtcaattattttcaacagCAATATGTGGTAATGATATCACTTCAAGTATATTCTATACTGCGAGTAGTTGCACATTAAGTGCGGGTAAATATGCGCCTATCTCACTTTTGATAGTTTGTAtagttttatatttatttagaaaGGTGTATGGTGAAGTTGGATGTGCATTACCACTAAATGGAGGTGCGTataatgttttattaaaCACAACAAGTAAGCAAATCGCATCGGTGGCAGCAGCATTGACGATGATAAGTTATGTCGCTACGGCAGTGGTTAGCGCGTCAACAGCaatgaattatttacaaaaccTGTGGCAGGAATTGGATGTGTTTTGGGCGACTATTGGGCTATTGGGATTTTTCGCATTGCTGTCATTGATTGGCATAACCGAGAGTGCAGTGGTTGCATTCATTATATTCTCAATTCATATGGTGACattgttgatattggtaTTTGGCGGatttggtatttttttttataaacatgATTGGAGTGTATTGGTTGGCAATTGGAATGACGTTAATCCACCCGACCCCGATGGGACACTACAATGTGAACAGCAATTTTATTGGGGACAGAATTTCGCATATTGTATCTACTTTGGGTTTGGCTCAGCAATGTTGGGTGTGACAGGATTTGAAACGTCATCAAACTTTATCGAACAGCAAGACAAAG is a window encoding:
- a CDS encoding hypothetical protein (Q97SN4 30S ribosomal protein S9), which encodes MLKLVLNNTINSVASKNTSSISNGLLKEFSKLSIYKNNNNKKINNCKCTNCVCNCKCTKKTNTTTNTNIYNNMNNNNKRYYSTKQNIENEKQIEEDSKIGLATSDTNRGKLLEDYYDGSKSRQDYFKKFRDETTPNKQDPADNFRVRVSVPRPEFDEHYEKQLLPDDFADSYLNSIRPNSNREQEELPFSDNTRFSPFRPVRPKIQKTSVIDGASSGYSKRKRSRAVVSIQPGNGSILINGRTLLDYFPSISYRDNVVQPLVITETLTKWDVSIRAFGGGLKGQSEAARRALGFSLVNYDLGYRPALKIAGLLKNDIRKVERKKPGLLKARKRFPLVKR